Proteins from a genomic interval of Nitrosomonas sp.:
- a CDS encoding PstS family phosphate ABC transporter substrate-binding protein: MQKFLLTPKKNHGRTLTFLVSFLVFSLASHYSYAKPIIKIDGSSTVFPITEAVAEDFQIDKKGAVRVTVGISGTGGGFKKFCRGETDISNASRPILHSEIEECKNNGVDFIEMPIAFDALTVAVNPKNHWIQSLTVAELKKMWEPAAQRTITRWKQINPAWPDAEMKLYGAGADSGTFDYFTEAVVGKAKSSRGDFTASEDDNVLVQGVASDIYALGFFGFAYYIENQKKVKVVAVDNGSGGVIPSMQTVQDGSYAPLSRPIFIYVNAKSTQKPEVREFVNFYMNNAPELVKEVKYFPLDSKFYTLNIKHMQDNVLGTVFGGEASINLTIEELFTKSRSH; this comes from the coding sequence ATGCAAAAATTTTTATTAACGCCAAAAAAAAATCATGGACGTACACTCACATTTTTAGTCAGTTTCCTCGTGTTCAGTTTGGCCAGTCACTATAGTTACGCAAAACCAATTATAAAAATAGACGGCTCAAGCACGGTATTCCCAATTACGGAAGCTGTTGCTGAGGATTTTCAGATTGATAAAAAGGGTGCCGTGCGGGTTACCGTTGGAATTTCCGGCACAGGTGGGGGGTTCAAGAAATTTTGTCGCGGTGAAACTGATATATCGAATGCCTCTCGACCTATTCTGCACTCGGAAATTGAAGAGTGCAAAAATAACGGAGTTGATTTCATTGAAATGCCGATTGCGTTTGATGCATTGACCGTAGCAGTCAATCCAAAGAATCATTGGATCCAGTCATTGACAGTCGCAGAGCTCAAAAAAATGTGGGAACCAGCAGCACAGCGAACTATCACCCGCTGGAAACAGATCAACCCTGCCTGGCCTGATGCAGAAATGAAACTGTATGGTGCGGGTGCGGATTCGGGAACCTTTGATTATTTTACTGAAGCTGTTGTTGGGAAAGCCAAGTCAAGCCGGGGTGATTTTACTGCTTCGGAAGATGACAATGTACTCGTCCAGGGTGTTGCCAGCGATATTTATGCCCTTGGATTTTTTGGCTTTGCTTATTACATTGAAAATCAAAAAAAAGTAAAGGTAGTCGCAGTTGATAATGGAAGCGGTGGTGTCATTCCATCGATGCAGACAGTACAAGACGGAAGCTATGCCCCCCTGTCACGACCAATTTTTATTTATGTCAACGCCAAATCCACCCAGAAGCCTGAAGTCAGGGAATTTGTAAATTTCTACATGAATAACGCACCGGAATTGGTCAAGGAAGTTAAATATTTCCCACTGGATAGCAAATTCTACACACTCAATATCAAGCACATGCAGGATAACGTATTGGGAACGGTATTTGGTGGCGAGGCCAGTATTAATCTCACTATCGAAGAATTATTTACTAAATCCCGTTCACACTAG
- the prmA gene encoding 50S ribosomal protein L11 methyltransferase, which translates to MFWLSLTFRVDALHVDAVGDCLLELGALSVDVHDAEAGTAQEQPLFGEPGAPLMRFWEQAELTVLLKPDCDIAAIMQAVTQSAHLLAQPAYSVTDIQEQDWVRLTQSQFSPIQISPQLWIVPSWHTPPDPTAINLKLDPGIAFGTGSHPTTRLCLEWLEKTVQPSDSVLDYGCGSGILAIAALKLGANQVIGVDIDPNAITASRENAAINHCDRHRLSFGSHFSSSDPIGKASASPVITLVVANILTNPLIMLAPILTHALQAGGRIGLSGILETQAEEVMQIYSDHCKMQIAACDQGWVLLTGKKLPDRIA; encoded by the coding sequence ATGTTCTGGTTATCACTGACTTTTAGGGTAGATGCGCTTCACGTCGATGCGGTTGGCGACTGCCTGCTGGAACTGGGCGCGCTGTCAGTCGACGTGCATGACGCAGAGGCCGGAACGGCTCAGGAGCAACCTTTGTTTGGTGAACCTGGCGCGCCTTTGATGCGATTCTGGGAACAGGCGGAGCTGACCGTCCTGCTCAAACCTGATTGTGATATCGCAGCAATTATGCAAGCCGTCACACAATCAGCTCATCTTTTAGCGCAACCCGCCTATTCCGTAACAGACATTCAGGAACAGGATTGGGTCAGGTTAACCCAATCACAATTCTCCCCCATTCAAATTTCACCGCAACTGTGGATTGTGCCGTCATGGCACACACCGCCAGATCCCACTGCCATTAATCTAAAACTGGATCCGGGAATCGCGTTTGGGACGGGCAGTCATCCCACTACCCGATTATGTCTTGAATGGCTGGAGAAAACCGTGCAGCCATCTGACAGCGTACTGGATTATGGCTGTGGTTCTGGCATTCTAGCCATCGCCGCCCTTAAGCTGGGTGCCAATCAGGTTATAGGTGTTGATATTGATCCCAACGCCATTACGGCCAGTCGAGAAAACGCAGCGATCAATCACTGTGACAGGCATCGCTTATCATTCGGCAGTCATTTTTCTTCGTCTGACCCTATCGGCAAAGCGAGCGCTTCACCTGTGATCACGCTGGTAGTGGCCAATATCCTCACGAATCCATTGATCATGCTAGCCCCTATACTGACACATGCCTTGCAGGCTGGGGGACGTATCGGACTCTCCGGCATACTGGAAACTCAGGCTGAGGAAGTCATGCAAATTTATAGTGACCATTGCAAAATGCAGATCGCAGCATGTGATCAGGGCTGGGTATTGCTGACCGGCAAGAAATTGCCCGACCGGATCGCATGA
- a CDS encoding DUF3426 domain-containing protein, which translates to MIFITRCTNCHSIFRLTVTQLRAQDGRVRCGQCRSIFNALLTLSIAADTQIASITPLVSIEQDGHPTAVTTKVPSHNEEGFDFLDSPATQQPSSHKLRKASYILLALLAWQIMHGYRGELVMAFPAWRAFFENYCAVMRCDMPLPQQLTLLSIESSELKFNPVDATDEIGLTAIIRNHAPFSQELPTLLFSLTDVNDRVIASQILHPRDYLPPEALDAIKTGFSANHEILIQRQFRLNAVKAIGYRLELRYP; encoded by the coding sequence ATGATTTTCATCACACGCTGCACAAACTGTCACAGCATTTTCCGTTTAACAGTAACGCAGTTGCGAGCTCAGGACGGCAGGGTACGCTGCGGACAATGCAGAAGTATTTTCAACGCGTTATTAACCCTGTCGATTGCTGCCGATACCCAGATAGCATCCATTACCCCCCTGGTTTCAATCGAGCAGGACGGACATCCGACTGCCGTTACCACAAAGGTGCCCAGTCATAACGAAGAAGGGTTCGACTTTCTTGACTCTCCCGCAACGCAGCAGCCTTCTTCCCACAAGTTAAGAAAAGCAAGTTATATTTTGCTTGCTTTGCTGGCATGGCAAATCATGCATGGCTATCGTGGCGAGCTTGTCATGGCTTTTCCTGCGTGGCGCGCTTTCTTTGAAAACTATTGTGCTGTGATGCGATGCGATATGCCACTTCCACAGCAACTCACCCTGTTGAGCATAGAATCCTCGGAATTAAAATTTAACCCCGTCGATGCAACGGATGAAATCGGTCTGACAGCGATTATCCGCAACCACGCCCCATTTTCCCAGGAACTGCCGACATTGTTGTTTAGTTTAACCGACGTAAACGATCGGGTGATTGCCAGCCAGATCTTACACCCAAGGGATTATCTTCCGCCCGAAGCGCTGGATGCAATCAAAACAGGATTTTCTGCTAACCACGAAATTCTTATTCAGCGTCAGTTCAGACTTAACGCGGTCAAGGCGATAGGATATCGATTGGAACTCCGTTATCCGTAG
- the glmM gene encoding phosphoglucosamine mutase: protein MKKKYFGTDGIRGKVGISPIIPEFILRLGYAAGKVLRETDWQLPANDRPTILIGKDTRISGYMLESALEAGFSAAGVDVLLSGPMPTSAIAYLVRALRIQAGVVISASHNPFDDNGIKFFSSTGSKLPDEMELKIEAALDTPIETMPSAKLGKVQRLKDASGRYIEFCKGTFPYQLNLRSLKIVVDCAHGATYHIAGSVFHELGADVVTVFASPDGLNINFDCGATHITALQNAVIQHQADLGIALDGDGDRVMMVDCTGRVFDGDSLLFIIAKHRQQLDTLQGGVVGTLMTNLAIEQKFAEFGIPFARANVGDRYVSALLEQNNWYLGGENSGHIICHDKHSTGDGIISALQVLYALQDTGLTLSEFMQGIHFFPQQLLNVPIQKKFDFNHNEAVLNMKRQAEQALGNDGRILLRASGTEPLIRVMVEGKIQEQIEHWSNKLAEIIRDQATTGH, encoded by the coding sequence ATGAAAAAAAAATATTTTGGTACAGATGGTATACGTGGCAAGGTTGGCATATCGCCGATAATTCCCGAGTTTATTCTGCGGCTGGGATATGCGGCTGGAAAAGTTCTGCGTGAAACCGACTGGCAATTACCCGCAAATGATCGACCGACGATTTTGATTGGTAAAGACACGAGAATATCCGGCTATATGCTGGAATCTGCACTTGAGGCGGGTTTTTCTGCTGCTGGCGTGGATGTGCTGCTATCCGGTCCGATGCCAACTTCCGCTATTGCCTATCTTGTGCGTGCATTACGTATTCAGGCGGGTGTGGTGATCTCTGCCTCACATAATCCTTTCGATGATAACGGTATCAAATTTTTTTCGTCAACAGGTTCCAAGCTACCAGACGAAATGGAGTTAAAAATCGAGGCTGCCCTCGATACACCAATTGAAACCATGCCTTCAGCAAAGCTGGGTAAAGTGCAGCGCCTCAAGGATGCCTCGGGCAGATATATAGAGTTTTGCAAAGGCACCTTCCCCTATCAACTTAACTTGCGTAGCTTGAAAATTGTAGTGGACTGTGCTCATGGCGCAACTTATCACATTGCCGGTTCAGTGTTTCATGAACTAGGTGCCGATGTGGTCACTGTTTTTGCTTCACCTGATGGCCTCAATATCAATTTTGACTGTGGCGCCACCCATATTACCGCACTACAAAATGCTGTTATTCAGCATCAGGCCGATCTGGGTATCGCACTTGATGGCGATGGCGATCGGGTCATGATGGTGGATTGTACCGGACGAGTATTCGATGGTGACAGCTTGCTTTTTATTATCGCAAAACATCGACAACAGCTAGACACGCTGCAGGGCGGTGTTGTTGGCACACTCATGACCAATCTGGCTATTGAACAGAAATTTGCAGAGTTCGGCATTCCATTTGCCAGAGCCAACGTAGGTGATCGCTATGTATCGGCATTATTGGAACAAAACAATTGGTATCTGGGGGGGGAGAATTCGGGGCACATCATATGTCATGATAAGCATTCAACTGGAGATGGCATCATCTCGGCCCTGCAAGTCCTGTATGCCTTGCAGGATACCGGACTGACACTTTCTGAATTCATGCAGGGTATCCATTTTTTTCCACAACAATTATTGAATGTACCGATTCAGAAAAAATTTGATTTCAACCATAATGAGGCGGTATTGAATATGAAGCGTCAGGCTGAGCAAGCGCTGGGTAATGATGGTCGCATTCTGCTGCGCGCATCAGGAACCGAACCCTTGATTAGGGTCATGGTTGAGGGCAAAATTCAGGAGCAGATTGAACATTGGTCGAATAAACTTGCTGAAATCATTCGGGATCAGGCAACTACGGGTCACTAA
- the aroQ gene encoding type II 3-dehydroquinate dehydratase yields MVTKVLVIHGPNLNLLGVREPEVYGRTTLEDINRNLTEIAQAAAVRLTAWQSNAEHELIDRVQAAMRDGTDFIIINPAGLTHTSIALRDALAATQLPFIEIHLSNIYAREAFRRESYFSDIAVGVISGLGAAGYELALRFALKSTHR; encoded by the coding sequence ATGGTGACAAAAGTCCTGGTTATTCATGGACCCAATTTGAATCTGCTGGGTGTGCGCGAACCCGAAGTATACGGCCGCACAACCCTGGAAGATATTAACAGGAATTTGACAGAAATAGCGCAGGCTGCTGCTGTCCGGTTGACAGCATGGCAGAGCAATGCCGAGCATGAATTGATTGATCGAGTACAGGCTGCAATGCGCGACGGTACAGATTTCATTATCATCAATCCTGCCGGACTAACGCATACCAGTATTGCCTTGCGAGATGCGCTCGCGGCTACTCAATTGCCTTTTATAGAAATACACCTTTCTAATATCTACGCGCGCGAAGCTTTTCGCCGGGAGTCTTATTTTTCTGATATTGCGGTCGGTGTTATCAGCGGCCTGGGTGCGGCGGGATATGAGCTTGCACTGAGATTCGCACTGAAAAGTACGCACAGATGA
- the xerD gene encoding site-specific tyrosine recombinase XerD has protein sequence MSMAKDATTLVDEFADALWLEDGLSRNTISSYRADLLKLSRWLDEKRHAGGGLANVTQADLLAFLSSGILQGAKASTASRALSCMRRFYRYLLRQGKIKLDPTLNIDSPRIPRYLPTNLSETEVEMLLATPNIQQPLGLRDRAMLELLYATGLRVSELVNLQISQVRQDMGIVHILGKGNKERLVPLGEEALHWLMQYLQQARPTILRGKHSSKLFITAHGEAMSRQAFWYLIKRYTLQAGIDKPLSPHTLRHAFATHLLNHGADLRVVQLLLGHTDISTTQIYTHVASERLKQLHAKHHPRG, from the coding sequence ATGAGTATGGCTAAAGACGCTACTACGCTGGTTGATGAATTTGCCGATGCGCTATGGCTGGAAGATGGCCTGTCACGCAATACCATCAGCAGTTACCGCGCTGATTTACTGAAATTGAGTCGATGGCTGGATGAGAAGCGCCATGCGGGTGGAGGGCTTGCTAATGTCACGCAGGCAGATCTGCTGGCTTTCTTGTCGAGTGGAATTTTGCAAGGTGCCAAGGCAAGTACTGCAAGTCGCGCGCTCTCCTGTATGCGGCGCTTCTACCGGTATTTATTACGGCAGGGGAAAATTAAGCTCGACCCCACCCTCAATATTGACAGTCCCAGAATTCCCCGCTATCTGCCCACAAACTTATCTGAAACAGAAGTTGAAATGCTGCTTGCTACCCCCAATATTCAGCAGCCATTAGGGCTGCGTGATCGTGCCATGCTGGAACTGCTCTATGCTACCGGCTTGCGCGTATCTGAGCTGGTTAATTTGCAGATCTCACAAGTACGGCAAGATATGGGAATCGTGCATATTCTGGGAAAAGGCAACAAAGAACGCCTGGTACCGCTTGGCGAAGAAGCATTGCACTGGCTGATGCAGTATTTGCAACAAGCACGCCCCACCATACTCAGGGGCAAACATAGCAGCAAACTCTTCATAACCGCTCATGGTGAAGCCATGAGTCGCCAGGCATTCTGGTATCTAATCAAGCGGTATACGTTACAGGCGGGTATCGATAAACCACTTTCGCCGCACACCCTGCGCCATGCCTTCGCCACCCATCTACTCAATCATGGCGCAGATTTGCGCGTGGTACAACTGCTGCTCGGACACACCGACATCTCCACTACGCAGATTTATACGCATGTTGCAAGTGAACGGCTCAAGCAATTACATGCGAAACATCATCCACGCGGATAG
- the accC gene encoding acetyl-CoA carboxylase biotin carboxylase subunit yields MFEKILIANRGEIALRIQRACRAMGIKTVAVYSEADAEAKYVKLADESVCIGPAASAQSYLNVPAIISAAEVTDAEAIHPGYGFLSENADFAERVEKSGFFFIGPRPETIRLMGDKVSAKNAMRQAGVPCVPGSEGALPESVEEVKRIVKAIGYPVIIKAAGGGGGRGMRVVHTEAALSNAVITTRNEANAAFGNATVYAEKYLENPRHIEFQVLADEYGNVVHLGERDCSMQRRHQKILEEAPARGIPPRLRDKIGERCTEACSRINYRGVGTFEFLYENNEFYFIEMNTRLQVEHPVTEAITGVDLVQAQIHVAAGEKLTLRQKDIVFRGHAIECRINAEDPYKLTPSAGRITQYHAPGGPGIRVDSHIYHNYRVPPYYDSMIAKIIAYGDDRGAAIARMRIALSEMVIEGIKTNIPLHLDLLSDSNVLSDAVSIHYLEQKLSRYNKK; encoded by the coding sequence ATGTTTGAAAAAATATTGATCGCTAATCGTGGCGAAATTGCATTACGAATCCAGCGCGCCTGCCGCGCGATGGGCATCAAGACGGTTGCGGTATACTCGGAAGCCGATGCAGAAGCCAAATATGTCAAGCTGGCTGATGAATCAGTCTGTATCGGCCCGGCAGCTTCTGCACAAAGCTATTTGAATGTTCCCGCCATTATCAGCGCTGCTGAAGTCACAGATGCCGAGGCCATTCATCCAGGATATGGTTTTTTATCTGAAAACGCCGATTTTGCCGAAAGAGTGGAAAAAAGCGGCTTCTTTTTTATTGGCCCGCGACCGGAGACCATTCGGTTGATGGGTGACAAGGTCAGCGCTAAAAATGCCATGCGCCAGGCTGGAGTGCCCTGTGTGCCGGGATCAGAAGGCGCTTTGCCGGAATCGGTGGAAGAAGTCAAACGCATTGTCAAAGCAATTGGCTATCCGGTGATTATCAAAGCAGCTGGCGGCGGGGGAGGACGTGGCATGCGTGTCGTGCACACTGAAGCGGCACTTTCCAACGCAGTTATCACCACTCGCAATGAAGCAAATGCCGCGTTTGGCAACGCCACAGTTTATGCAGAGAAATATCTGGAAAATCCAAGGCATATCGAGTTTCAGGTACTGGCGGATGAATATGGCAACGTGGTGCATCTTGGAGAGCGGGATTGCTCCATGCAACGGCGACATCAGAAAATTCTGGAAGAAGCGCCCGCACGAGGGATTCCACCCCGGTTACGCGATAAAATCGGGGAACGGTGCACGGAAGCGTGTTCCCGTATTAATTATCGCGGAGTGGGCACCTTTGAGTTTTTGTATGAAAACAATGAGTTCTACTTTATCGAAATGAATACGCGCTTGCAGGTGGAGCACCCGGTGACCGAAGCTATTACGGGTGTCGATCTCGTACAGGCACAAATTCATGTGGCGGCGGGCGAGAAACTGACTTTGCGGCAGAAGGATATTGTCTTTAGAGGCCACGCCATAGAGTGCCGGATCAATGCAGAAGACCCTTACAAACTGACTCCGTCGGCTGGGCGAATTACGCAGTACCATGCGCCGGGCGGGCCGGGAATCAGGGTGGATTCGCACATTTATCACAATTATCGGGTACCGCCCTATTATGATTCGATGATTGCCAAGATTATTGCTTATGGGGATGACCGGGGGGCGGCGATTGCCCGCATGCGTATTGCATTATCAGAGATGGTGATCGAAGGAATCAAAACAAATATTCCGTTACACCTGGACCTGTTGTCAGACAGCAACGTGCTGAGTGATGCTGTTTCAATTCATTACCTCGAACAAAAACTTTCGAGATATAACAAGAAGTAG
- a CDS encoding acetyl-CoA carboxylase biotin carboxyl carrier protein, protein MDLRKLKKLIELVEEYSITELEITEGEEKVRISKSTIYTPSPVVLPQQVNAAVAVTAAVEAAEGPDAAETTRLPSGHIVKSPMVGTFYRSSAPGAKPFVDIGQIVKTGDTLCIIEAMKLLNEIEADRGGKIKAILLENGQPVEYGEPLFVIE, encoded by the coding sequence ATGGATTTGAGAAAACTTAAAAAACTAATTGAACTGGTTGAGGAATATAGCATCACTGAATTGGAGATCACTGAAGGCGAAGAAAAAGTACGCATCAGTAAATCCACCATCTACACACCATCTCCAGTAGTCTTGCCACAGCAGGTTAATGCAGCTGTTGCGGTGACAGCTGCGGTTGAAGCGGCAGAAGGGCCAGACGCTGCGGAAACTACCCGATTGCCTTCAGGACATATTGTAAAATCACCCATGGTTGGCACGTTTTACCGCTCTTCAGCGCCAGGAGCCAAGCCTTTTGTTGATATAGGACAGATTGTCAAGACAGGTGATACCTTATGCATCATCGAGGCAATGAAACTCCTGAATGAAATTGAAGCCGACCGAGGCGGGAAGATCAAAGCGATTCTGCTCGAAAACGGGCAACCGGTTGAGTATGGTGAGCCACTGTTTGTTATTGAATAA